Sequence from the Microbacterium sp. 1.5R genome:
GCGCGCCGGAGTCCGCGACGACGAGCCCCGAGACCGCCGACCTGCTCGAGGCGTTGCGACGCCGGCGGGGTCAGCGCGAGACCGCGCCGATCCTCGACGAGCCGGACGAGGAGAACACGGACCAGAGTCCGATCGCGCTGTTCGACGCCTTCGAGAGCGTTCCTGCGGAGAGTGACGAGCCGGAGCCCGCACCGGAGCCCGCGAACGAGGGCAACGGTCGCCGTCGACGCCGCAACGCGATGCCGTCGTGGGACGAGATCGTCTTCGGGGCCCGCACCGACGAGTAGACCAACATGTGGCACGAGTGCGAGAACTCAGCGCGCGAAGGCTCCGAACCTGAGCAGCGGAACCTGACGCTCTTCCGGAGTCAGCCCCCCGTGCTGCCCGATCATTCCACGGCCGCGCTGGTCTGCAGCCGTGCCGTCGTAGACGGCACCGTTGCCCCGGGCCACGACGAGGACATCGCCGATCCGCGATGAGGCCGCCTCGGTCACCTCCGGGCCGAACAACCCCGCCGCGATCACCTGATCCCGGGTTCCGACATCAGCGACGCCGTCGAGGTCACGAACCCACCGCTCGGCGACCGCAGATGCGTCGGCATCCGGTTCGACATAGACGTGCAGCATCCGCGGTTCCCCACCGAGATGGCGAACTCCCTCGAGGTGCTCTGCCTCGAGAACGATCTGCCGGTGCGCCGGCACGTCGAGCATGCCGTGGTCCGACGTTACGAGCACACCGACACCCGGCGGCACACGTCGTGAGAGCGCGGCGTCGATCTCCTCGAGCGCGGCGATCCAGTGCGCGGAGTCGAGGCCGTATCTGTGCCCCGCCTTGTCGGCCTCGGGCAGGTAGCAGTAGACGAGCGAGCCCGGGTGGCGCTCCGCGAGGTCGTATGCGGCCTCCACTCGCTCGGCGGGTGTCTGGGCGGCGACGAAGTCGGCACCGCGCAGCGTCGCACGGGTGAACCCGCTCCCCGCGTACGCCGCGACGCCGACGGCGAAGGTCGGACGACCCTCTGACCTGGCGCGCTCGAAGACCGTCGGAGCCGCCTGCCACGTCGCCGGATCGAGACCTTCCGATTCCCAGCCCGTGAGCTGGTTGACCAGCACGTCCCTGTCGGGATCGAGGACCCGGTAGCCGACCAGTCCATGCTGGCCGGGCCATGTGCCCGTGAGGATGCTGGTGAGAGCCGCCGCGGTGGTCGACGGGAAGACCGAATGGGCGACATCCTTCTTCGCCATGCCGGCGGTGAGCGCTCTGGCGTGGCCGGCATGGGCGCGCAGACTGATGGCGCCGAGGCCGTCGATGAGCACGAGGACGACGGACTCAGCCCGCGGCAGGGTCGCGGACTCACCGCGCAGAGCGGCGAACACGTCGTCCGCCACCCCGACGACGCTCCGGGCTGCCGGCGACTCGGACGGTAGAATGAGGGACATCCGAGCCAGTCTGACACAGGCTCCCGTACGCCCTCAGCCTCGCACCATTCAGGATGCCCATGCCGAAGACCCCGCCTGCCGAGCTCGCCCCTGAGCGTATCCAGGACATCGATCTCGAGACAGAGATGCAGGGTTCCTTCCTCGAGTACGCCTACTCGGTGATCTACTCGCGGGCTCTGCCCGACGCTCGCGACGGCCTGAAGCCCGTGCAGCGACGCATCCTGTATCAGATGGCCGAGATGGGTCTCCGTCCCGACCGCGGTCACGTCAAGAGCGCCCGCGTCGTGGGCGAGGTCATGGGAAAGCTGCACCCGCACGGCGACTCGGCGATCTACGACGCCCTCGTGCGCCTCGCCCAGGAGTGGGCGCTGCGCGTGCCGCTGGTCGACGGACACGGCAACTTCGGCTCGCTCGACGATGGTCCCGCGGCTGCGCGCTACACCGAGGCGCGTCTCGCCTCCCCCGCGATGGCGCTCACCGAGAACCTCGACGAGGACGTCGTCGATTTCATCCCGAACTACGACGGCCAGTTCCAGCAGCCGTCCGTGCTGCCCGCAGCTTTCCCGAACCTGCTCGTCAACGGAGCGAGCGGTATCGCCGTCGGCATGGCGACCAACATGGCACCGCACAACCTGATCGAGGTCGTCGCCGCCGCCACCCACCTGCTCGAGAATCCCGACGCGACGACCGAAGAGCTCATGGAGTTCGTCCCCGGACCGGACTTCCCCTCGGGCGGCATCCTGATGGGTCTCGACGGAGTCAAGGACGCATACGCGACCGGACGCGGCGCATTGAAGGTGCGCGGCAAGGTGTCGGTCGAGCCACTCGGCCCGCGGCGCACCGGCATCGTCGTATCCGAGCTGCCGTACATGGTCGGGCCGGAGCGACTGATCGAGAAGATCCGTGATGCCGTCCAGTCGAAGAAGCTGCAGGGCATCAGCGACGTGACCGACCTCACCGACCGCAACCACGGCCTGCGCGTCGCGATCGGCATCAAGACCGGGTTCGACCCCAACGCCGTCCTCGAGCAGCTCTACCGGCTCACGCCTCTCGAGGATTCCTTCAGCATCAACAATGTGGCTCTGGTCGACGGCCAGCCGCGCACCCTCGGGCTCAAGGAGATGCTGCGCGTCTATGTCGCGCACCGGCTCGAGGTCATCACGCGCCGCAGCCGCTATCGCCTCGCTCGCCGCGAAGAGCGTCTGCATCTCGTCGAGGGGCTCCTCATCGCGATCCTCGACATCGACGAGGTCATCCAGGTCATCCGCTCCTCCGACGACTCCGAGCAGGCGCGCGCACGACTGCGGTCCGTCTTCGACCTCAGCGAACTGCAGGCGGAGTACATCCTCGAGCTGCGCCTGCGGCGTCTGACGAAGTTCTCGCGCATCGAGCTCGAGACCGAGCGCGACGCGCTGCTCGCCGAGATCGCCAGACTCCGCGATCTCCTGTCGAGTGAGGCCCTGCTGCGCGCAGTGGTCGCACAGGAGTTGGATGCCGCAGCCGAGGCCTACGGCACTCCTCGCCGTACGCTCCTGATGAACGCCGCGCCCCCGAAGCCGCGCGCGACGAAGGGGGCCGTCGACCTGCAGATCGCCGATGCTCCCACCGTGCTCGTGCTGTCGACGACCGGACGCGCCGTGCGCGTGGACCTCGCCGAGGGGCAGGAGCTCACGCTGCCGGCCCGACGGAGCAAGCACGACGCGATCCTGACCACCGTCGACACGACGGTGCGCGCGGAGATCGGTGCACTGACGACGGAAGGGCGCGTGCTGCGCTTCTCCCCCGTCGATCTGCCGTCGGTACCGTCGTCTTCCGTGCAGCTCGCAGCAGGCGCGCCGCTGCGCGACTACCTCGGGATCACCACCCGCGG
This genomic interval carries:
- a CDS encoding DNA gyrase/topoisomerase IV subunit A → MPKTPPAELAPERIQDIDLETEMQGSFLEYAYSVIYSRALPDARDGLKPVQRRILYQMAEMGLRPDRGHVKSARVVGEVMGKLHPHGDSAIYDALVRLAQEWALRVPLVDGHGNFGSLDDGPAAARYTEARLASPAMALTENLDEDVVDFIPNYDGQFQQPSVLPAAFPNLLVNGASGIAVGMATNMAPHNLIEVVAAATHLLENPDATTEELMEFVPGPDFPSGGILMGLDGVKDAYATGRGALKVRGKVSVEPLGPRRTGIVVSELPYMVGPERLIEKIRDAVQSKKLQGISDVTDLTDRNHGLRVAIGIKTGFDPNAVLEQLYRLTPLEDSFSINNVALVDGQPRTLGLKEMLRVYVAHRLEVITRRSRYRLARREERLHLVEGLLIAILDIDEVIQVIRSSDDSEQARARLRSVFDLSELQAEYILELRLRRLTKFSRIELETERDALLAEIARLRDLLSSEALLRAVVAQELDAAAEAYGTPRRTLLMNAAPPKPRATKGAVDLQIADAPTVLVLSTTGRAVRVDLAEGQELTLPARRSKHDAILTTVDTTVRAEIGALTTEGRVLRFSPVDLPSVPSSSVQLAAGAPLRDYLGITTRGERILAFVRFDSDVPIALGTAQGTVKRIVPSTLPVRPDLEVIGMKPGDTVVGAVEAQDDADLVFVTTDAQLLRFSASAVRPQGAPAGGMAGMKLGAGASVLFFGAVTPDADAVVATVSGSDSSLPGTEPGRAKVTSFAEYPSKGRATGGVRAHAFLKGEDRLMVAWVGPSPAQAVDPTGAVRKLPEPGARRDASGQPVDGVIGSIGRTLV
- a CDS encoding alkaline phosphatase family protein; amino-acid sequence: MSLILPSESPAARSVVGVADDVFAALRGESATLPRAESVVLVLIDGLGAISLRAHAGHARALTAGMAKKDVAHSVFPSTTAAALTSILTGTWPGQHGLVGYRVLDPDRDVLVNQLTGWESEGLDPATWQAAPTVFERARSEGRPTFAVGVAAYAGSGFTRATLRGADFVAAQTPAERVEAAYDLAERHPGSLVYCYLPEADKAGHRYGLDSAHWIAALEEIDAALSRRVPPGVGVLVTSDHGMLDVPAHRQIVLEAEHLEGVRHLGGEPRMLHVYVEPDADASAVAERWVRDLDGVADVGTRDQVIAAGLFGPEVTEAASSRIGDVLVVARGNGAVYDGTAADQRGRGMIGQHGGLTPEERQVPLLRFGAFAR